One genomic segment of Protaetiibacter intestinalis includes these proteins:
- the radA gene encoding DNA repair protein RadA, with product MAKTPAPGFACSECGWTGAKWMGRCPECQAWGSVVERGAPTTKVAPAAVPAARAARPITDHVVDDATHRPTGIGEFDRVLGGGLVPGAAVLVSGEPGVGKSTLLLEVAARAARRGTRVLYVSGEESAGQVRLRAERTGALDDELYLASETDLATVLGHVDAVRPGLLVVDSVQTIASALSDGAPGQPAQVREVAGTLIRVAKERSIPLLLVGHVTKDGTIAGPRVLEHLVDVVLSFDGDRQTALRFVRALKNRFGPTDEAGCFEMTGDGIAEVPDPSGLFLSRTRTPVPGTCVTVTLEGRRALPVEVQALVVDTSAPNPRRIVSGVDGARVAMLLAVLEKRCRIRLSDKEVYVSTVGGIRLAEPGSDLAIALAIASAAKDRPLPRTLAAIGEISLAGEVRAVAGGRQRVSEATRLGYTTIVDAEAGSIQTAESLAFSARVLERVDAPAF from the coding sequence ATGGCCAAGACCCCCGCACCCGGCTTCGCGTGCAGCGAGTGCGGGTGGACGGGGGCGAAGTGGATGGGGCGCTGCCCCGAATGCCAGGCGTGGGGCTCGGTCGTCGAGCGCGGGGCGCCGACGACGAAGGTGGCCCCGGCCGCCGTGCCGGCCGCGCGTGCGGCGCGGCCCATCACCGACCACGTCGTCGACGACGCCACCCACCGGCCCACCGGCATCGGCGAGTTCGACCGCGTGCTCGGCGGCGGGCTCGTGCCGGGCGCCGCGGTGCTCGTCTCGGGTGAGCCGGGGGTCGGCAAGTCGACGCTGCTGCTCGAGGTGGCGGCCCGCGCCGCCCGCCGCGGCACGCGCGTGCTCTACGTCTCGGGCGAGGAGTCGGCCGGTCAGGTGCGGCTGCGCGCCGAGCGCACGGGCGCCCTCGACGACGAGCTCTACCTCGCCTCCGAGACCGACCTCGCCACCGTGCTCGGCCACGTCGACGCCGTGCGACCCGGCCTGCTCGTCGTCGACTCGGTGCAGACGATCGCCTCCGCCCTGTCGGATGGCGCCCCCGGTCAGCCCGCGCAGGTGCGCGAGGTGGCGGGCACCCTCATCCGCGTCGCGAAGGAGCGCTCGATCCCGCTGCTGCTCGTCGGTCACGTCACGAAAGACGGAACGATCGCCGGCCCCCGGGTGCTCGAGCACCTCGTCGACGTCGTGCTGAGCTTCGACGGCGACCGCCAGACGGCGCTGCGTTTCGTGCGCGCCCTCAAGAACCGCTTCGGCCCCACCGACGAGGCGGGCTGCTTCGAGATGACGGGCGATGGCATCGCCGAAGTGCCCGACCCGTCGGGCCTCTTCCTCTCGCGCACCCGCACCCCCGTGCCGGGCACCTGCGTCACGGTCACGCTCGAGGGGCGCCGGGCGCTCCCGGTCGAGGTGCAGGCGCTCGTCGTCGACACGAGCGCCCCCAACCCGCGCCGCATCGTGAGCGGCGTCGACGGCGCGCGCGTCGCCATGCTGCTCGCGGTGCTCGAGAAGCGCTGCCGCATCAGGCTCTCCGACAAGGAGGTCTACGTCTCGACGGTGGGCGGCATCCGCCTCGCCGAGCCCGGCTCCGACCTCGCGATCGCGCTCGCGATCGCCTCCGCGGCGAAGGACCGCCCGTTGCCGCGCACCCTCGCGGCGATCGGCGAGATCAGTCTCGCGGGCGAGGTGCGCGCCGTCGCGGGCGGCCGGCAACGGGTCTCCGAGGCCACCCGGCTCGGCTACACGACGATCGTCGATGCGGAGGCGGGCTCGATCCAGACCGCCGAGTCGCTCGCCTTCTCGGCGCGCGTCCTCGAGCGGGTCGACGCCCCCGCGTTCTGA
- a CDS encoding prealbumin-like fold domain-containing protein gives MAFGRALRVATAGTAAVTLAVLPTIPAAAQIEPLADGSGLYITFVARVCDEYSDVMANKARNNIMESLRDLGPDSDYASNGIVTPDAEAAGSPDCEPLANWTLTMGTGMLGPATNPLSLSTVTGAYGTSIVTQASTALLDSSGQPTGDTIAGATTIELDATQAAHVQLGRQIWVQGGTPSAPLNNQQTSYGFAALRCAQDAVNGDNVEFVTYPLHQRHVFCYYYAVQPPPDPGTITIRKELADGEAGPVSFRFDGNLSYQDSNGDGVNDFTLTPNAGSPASVTFVRGAVGDGDPAWEVSEVVPEGWNDPGPPVCELDGSTVTTVDGVTSIYLASESNVVCTYTNSRVHLGDGSLWKETTGGVGDFPFTITGPGGFSRSDLAEVTEPGTAVEVATDIGIAAGTYTVTEELPAPTPAGSWELVSATCGEEDLTEAVQSDGNFRSVDVEVPDEGAAQCLWLNKFTPAGSITITKTTVGGVGAFPYAIDSLDADGAVVTQGRYSASATTTAEGTPVEAVVDSTSDPMTGIVVDPASYFQIQELLPAWSTEGHWHVLDIDCGVNQVSMDRLAASVVVELTTDDSQADCAFTNEWVPASDLTVRKLTTSDTGLRPGEAQLQLSCTEPDWPNGSDLFEFSVPVGESETEQAYTVMHGTVCRITEPETGAADDVRATTVTTVSVDGGPAVALASYDAEFTITPGTTVEVVIDNTLVKTEAEIAATGVDPLPWTLAGAFAVAGGVVLLLVVRRRLA, from the coding sequence ATGGCATTCGGGCGTGCGCTTCGCGTCGCGACCGCAGGCACGGCGGCGGTGACGCTCGCCGTGCTGCCGACGATCCCCGCGGCCGCCCAGATCGAGCCGCTCGCCGACGGCAGCGGCCTCTACATCACCTTCGTGGCGCGGGTCTGCGACGAGTACAGCGACGTGATGGCCAACAAGGCGCGCAACAACATCATGGAGTCGTTGCGCGACCTGGGCCCCGACTCCGACTACGCGAGCAACGGCATCGTCACCCCCGACGCCGAGGCCGCCGGCTCGCCCGACTGCGAGCCCCTCGCGAACTGGACGCTCACGATGGGGACGGGGATGCTCGGCCCGGCCACCAACCCGCTCAGTCTGAGCACCGTCACGGGGGCGTACGGCACCTCGATCGTCACCCAGGCCTCCACCGCTCTGCTCGACTCGTCGGGCCAGCCGACCGGGGACACCATCGCCGGCGCCACGACCATCGAGCTGGACGCCACGCAGGCCGCTCACGTGCAGTTGGGTCGTCAGATCTGGGTGCAGGGCGGCACGCCCAGCGCCCCGCTCAACAACCAGCAGACCAGCTACGGCTTCGCCGCGCTGCGTTGCGCACAGGACGCCGTCAACGGCGACAACGTCGAGTTCGTGACCTACCCCCTGCACCAGCGGCACGTGTTCTGCTACTACTACGCGGTGCAGCCGCCGCCCGACCCGGGAACCATCACCATCCGCAAGGAGCTCGCGGACGGCGAGGCGGGCCCCGTCTCCTTCCGCTTCGACGGCAACCTCTCCTACCAGGACTCCAACGGCGACGGCGTCAACGACTTCACGCTGACGCCGAACGCGGGCTCGCCCGCCTCGGTGACCTTCGTGCGCGGTGCGGTCGGCGACGGCGATCCCGCGTGGGAGGTCTCGGAGGTGGTACCGGAAGGCTGGAACGACCCCGGGCCCCCGGTGTGCGAGCTCGACGGCAGCACCGTCACGACGGTGGACGGCGTCACGAGCATCTATCTCGCGTCGGAGTCGAACGTCGTGTGCACCTACACCAACAGCCGGGTGCACCTCGGCGACGGCTCGCTCTGGAAGGAGACCACCGGCGGCGTCGGCGACTTCCCGTTCACGATCACCGGCCCGGGGGGCTTCTCCCGATCCGACCTGGCGGAGGTGACCGAGCCCGGCACCGCCGTCGAGGTCGCGACCGACATCGGCATCGCCGCCGGCACCTACACCGTGACCGAAGAGCTTCCCGCCCCGACCCCCGCCGGCAGCTGGGAGCTTGTCTCGGCCACGTGCGGCGAGGAGGATCTCACCGAGGCCGTGCAGAGCGACGGCAACTTCCGCAGCGTCGACGTCGAGGTACCGGACGAGGGCGCCGCCCAGTGCCTGTGGCTCAACAAGTTCACCCCGGCGGGGTCGATCACGATCACCAAGACCACCGTCGGCGGCGTCGGCGCCTTCCCCTACGCGATCGACAGCCTCGATGCCGACGGTGCCGTCGTCACGCAGGGCCGCTACTCGGCGAGCGCGACCACGACGGCGGAGGGCACCCCGGTGGAGGCCGTCGTCGACTCGACGAGCGACCCGATGACGGGCATCGTCGTCGACCCGGCGTCGTACTTCCAGATCCAGGAGCTGCTGCCCGCGTGGTCGACCGAGGGCCACTGGCACGTGCTCGACATCGACTGCGGGGTGAACCAGGTGTCGATGGACCGCCTCGCCGCATCCGTCGTCGTCGAGCTCACGACCGACGACTCGCAGGCGGACTGCGCGTTCACGAACGAGTGGGTTCCGGCATCCGACCTCACGGTGCGGAAGCTGACGACCTCCGACACGGGGCTGCGGCCGGGCGAGGCGCAGCTGCAGCTCTCCTGCACCGAGCCGGACTGGCCGAACGGCAGCGACCTGTTCGAGTTCAGCGTGCCCGTCGGCGAGTCCGAGACCGAGCAGGCGTACACCGTGATGCACGGCACCGTGTGCCGGATCACCGAGCCGGAGACCGGCGCCGCGGATGACGTGCGCGCGACGACGGTCACGACGGTGTCGGTCGACGGCGGACCGGCGGTCGCCCTCGCGAGCTACGACGCCGAGTTCACGATCACGCCGGGCACGACCGTGGAGGTCGTGATCGACAACACGCTCGTGAAGACCGAGGCCGAGATCGCCGCGACCGGCGTCGACCCGCTGCCGTGGACCCTCGCGGGCGCCTTCGCGGTCGCGGGCGGTGTCGTGCTGCTGCTCGTGGTGCGCCGGCGCCTCGCCTGA